The Gadus macrocephalus chromosome 3, ASM3116895v1 DNA segment CACAAGGCTCGTCTTGCAGCCGTTGCCCTGGGCGACCGCATCATGCCGCTGCCTTGAGCTTTTTGACGGCAGCGATGAGCTCCGGGAACGCGGTGTTCTGGAAGTGCCCGCGGTCGGAGTAGCGGTGGAGCTCCGTCTTGAGGTTGTCCgccacctcctgctgctcctcccagGGCAGGAAGGGGTCGTCAGAGGAGCCGAACTGGACCAGGTGACCCGCGTTGCTCGAGATGCTTGACCAATCCCACGGACGATTGAAGTATCCTGAGGGACGGAAACACCTTCGTTACACTATCTAACCCCTgcatgctccttaatgacgtctAATGTATAACCCCGGCCTGCTCTTTAATTACCTTTctctactgtccaacccctacctgctccttaataacttATGtctactgtctatcccctacctgctctttaatgacctgtttctgtactgtAACCCcatcctgctccttaataacccGTTCTCTTTaatgtctaacccctatctgctccttaatgacccgtctccgtactgtctaacccctacctgctccttaatgacctgtctctgtactgtctaacccctccctttATGTCTCGGTGGGTTCTCTTACCGCTGGCTCGCTCCGTCTCGTCTCCCAGGTCAGAGACGTACGCTCCCACTAGGATGATCCCAAACACCTTGTGGCTCTCTGCATACCTGAACACCACATTATTAGTATTAGTAGGATCTAATCTGATCAGTTTCACCTCCATCTCTTATCTCAGCCTTCACAATCAATTAGTCTACATCATGAGTTTTGAGTTACATAAGTTATGCCGATATAACATGCATGTTGTGTTTCTAATCATCTCAGCTGTATGATGTCTAATATGTTGTATGTAAATCATCACTAATATGAAGTCTCTCACATAGTTCCCGGGAAATACTGGGATAACCTTCTCCGGCAGTGCAAGTGTTTTTTACTATTCACAGGTGTAATATGGATGTTATGTTATATAAGTGAtgttatagatattatataggTGATATTCTGCATAATAAGGGTTCTATATGTTGTATCGGGGATGTACTGATTATGGCTCCTCACCTCAGGGCAGCAGCGGCTCCAGAGCTGTGACCGATGATAACCGTCTCCTCATCACATCCCATCTCCTCCATGAAGGGCAGCCACACACTCTCCCTGGCagtcactaacacacacacacacacacacacacacacacacacacacacacacacacacacacacacacacacacacacacacacacactacagtcaCTAACAGTGTGCACACACAGTATCTACACACACTTAAAAGGGATGCGTTCTCGTTTAACTTACCTGGGTCAGGCATATCTTTCAGGATACAGGTCATATCCGGAATCTAAGAATATACAAACGATTCGACATCATTTAGCTATAACAATTTGGTTATCCCGCAGCACATGTTTCCCGACAACGGGGTCCCCGGATTTGCTGTATTGTTGTCCTGGCTAGAGAGATCAATTATGAACTGAACACTATTCAAAACTATAATCAGGGAAGAATAGAAGGTCACCGTTTCGATATTTCTGATTGACATCGCGCTGCTGTAAAGTTGATTCAGATATTACTCTGTTGCATTGTTTTGACATGCTTCACCCGGTGTGTGTTTACCTTGTCGATCTGTTTGCGGGCCCATCCGTACCAGTTAGACCGCTCCACGTCTCCAGATCCGTTCCCCGGGACAATCACGGCTTTCCTTAGAGGCATTTCTTATTTCTGAATGAAACCACGACCGTAGTACATCTAGTGAACTTCTCATTCAGTCGTAGTTGTAAGTGTAGCAGGAAGGTATCACGTGGAATAATGtaagccaatcacaaccgtcATACTGTGCAGCCAATCACGTTTGTTATATTATGCCGGTTATGGTTGGAACTAAAGTTATTCTGATTGACGTTGATAATGAATGATAGTCGAATAGAAGGGCAGCTCAGGTGCGTCACACTTGAAAAGGCACCCGTAACGACCTTAACGTTGGCTAAAATTTGATTTGAAAGCGAAACTATGTCATTatttgtctttatttatttgtttttatggaGGCCAAATGCCCTTAATTTCTCGTTTTTGTCTTTATTGTTCAGATAGCTTTTAAACAGAAAATGTAATGTGCTGATCATTAATGTGATCAGGCCATGAATGAAAAAAGCTGTGTGTATAAGCCTATTTCGGTTTTGAATAAGTTTCTTCTAATGAGGAAAGAGAgaaacctctcctcctctcttcctttcaGCGTCCCCTTTTTCGTCCTCTCAGCCTCCCGTCTACCTCCTCTCAGCCTCATCTCAGCTTAGTCCATAAAAAGGGTGTGCGTGGAACTGTAGCCTCCACCACCTGCACCTCTCCTGCCTCCTCCCCTGAACCTATGCAGCCTCCACCACGTTAACCTCTCCAACTGCCGCCCACCTCTCCAGCCTCCACCCATTAACCTCGCCAGCCTCGACCACCCATTTCCAAAATGCTTGAGCAAGATGCTTTATAAAGAAGTTTTAGGatttcaatcacacacacacaatagatatgcattacacacacacacgcaaaaacacaacaCTTATGTTTCATAAAAGTTGGCTAAAGTGAGATACAcccacagaggaggagggagagggagggtgagaggggagatAATGGGTGTTTTTCTTGTTAAAAGAATGACATCACTTGGTAACcctgagagagaagggggggggggggggggggggggggggggggaagaacatTCTGTAGCTTCACTCCAAACCCCGCCCCTCTGACAGGAAAAGATGACATCATATTTCCCCTCTGGTGTTCTGACAGAGCaacaaggtctctctctctctctctctctctctctctctctctctctctctctctctctctctctctctctctctctctctctctctctctctctgtctctctctccagatgttgCCCTGGTGCAGTAGAGCAAGGCAGCAGCCGTGGTCAGGTCTCCTCCAGTAGTGGTTCTGTTCTGAGCCCAGCGACACAGAGCCGGGCCTGGGGTCGCGACCCCGCCATGTCAGAGGGGGGATGGGTGCGTAGGATCCAGCCGTTTGTCATCGGGACCAGGCTGTCCGTCCCGCCAGACCCCCAGGACCAAGGAGAACCCAGCTGGTCTCCCTGTCCCACTGGACGCGCCGCATCAGACCGGACCTGCTCCACCGggctggaggaagagggggaagaggaggaggactcccTATCTCCGGCCTACTCCTCCTCACGCTCTATCAGGAAGATAGCCATATGCAGGGGGGGGCAGCCTGGACCTCCAGACCCGAGAGGAGGCAGATCCTGGAACTCCAGACCCGAGAGAGGCAGATCCTGGGACTCCAGACCGAGAGAGGCAGATCCTGGAACACCAGACCCGAGAGAGGCAGATCCTGGACCTCCAGACCCGAGAGAGGCAGATCCTGGAACTCCAGGCCTTAGAGAGACAAGCCTGGACCTCTAGACCCTAGAGAGGCAGATCCTGAAACTCCATATCTTAGAGAGGCAGACCCTGGAACTCCAGACCCTGGACCTCTAGACCCTAAAGAGACAGACCCTGGATCTCTAGACCCTAGAGAGGCAGATCCTGGAACTCCAGACCATGGACCTCCAGACCCTAGAGACACAAGACCTCTGGACCCTGGACCTTTC contains these protein-coding regions:
- the rbbp9 gene encoding serine hydrolase RBBP9; protein product: MPLRKAVIVPGNGSGDVERSNWYGWARKQIDKIPDMTCILKDMPDPVTARESVWLPFMEEMGCDEETVIIGHSSGAAAALRYAESHKVFGIILVGAYVSDLGDETERASGYFNRPWDWSSISSNAGHLVQFGSSDDPFLPWEEQQEVADNLKTELHRYSDRGHFQNTAFPELIAAVKKLKAAA